A single genomic interval of Cellvibrio sp. PSBB023 harbors:
- a CDS encoding protein-glutamate O-methyltransferase CheR yields MSFRSDISAFALHRIRDFVHRTAGIVIGPDKTALVTGRLWRRLAICGLPSYDAYVDFIARPEGAQERSVMLDLLTTNETYFFREPAHFDFLRNEIIPQHGNGTLRVWCAAASTGEEPYSLAMVLADCVGNRWDMLATDISSAVIAQARKGVYRAERLNHMPADYLKRFCRRGIGEYEGMLAVVPSLREQVNFDLHNLLNTRPDSEQFDVIFLRNVLIYFDNPTKQRVLANVLRVLRPGGWLILGHCESLQGLQVPVDTLRPSIYRKPAMDRRAFTRIAS; encoded by the coding sequence TGGCCCGGATAAAACCGCGCTGGTGACAGGCCGTTTATGGCGTCGGTTGGCGATTTGCGGCCTGCCCAGCTACGACGCCTATGTCGATTTCATCGCCCGCCCCGAAGGTGCCCAAGAGCGCAGCGTCATGCTCGACTTGCTCACCACCAACGAAACCTATTTTTTCCGCGAACCGGCGCATTTTGATTTTTTGCGCAATGAGATTATTCCCCAGCATGGCAATGGCACTTTGCGTGTCTGGTGTGCTGCTGCCTCCACTGGCGAAGAGCCTTACAGCCTGGCGATGGTATTGGCCGATTGTGTTGGCAACCGCTGGGACATGCTGGCGACTGATATTTCCAGTGCAGTGATTGCGCAGGCGCGCAAAGGCGTGTATCGCGCTGAACGCCTCAACCACATGCCCGCCGATTATTTAAAGCGCTTTTGTCGCCGTGGTATTGGCGAGTATGAGGGCATGTTAGCCGTGGTGCCTTCGCTGCGTGAGCAGGTCAACTTTGATTTACATAACTTGCTGAATACGCGCCCCGACAGCGAGCAGTTTGATGTGATTTTTTTGCGCAATGTGCTGATTTATTTTGATAACCCCACCAAGCAGCGTGTACTTGCCAATGTGTTGCGTGTGTTGCGCCCCGGTGGCTGGTTGATTCTCGGTCACTGCGAAAGCCTGCAAGGTTTGCAGGTGCCAGTGGATACCCTGCGCCCATCCATTTATCGCAAACCGGCGATGGATAGGCGCGCATTCACCCGAATTGCCAGTTAA